The genomic region ACCATTTTCATGGCACTCGTTATCTGCATCGTTGATGAAACCGATGCTATCCTATTTCGTATCTCCTTTAAATTTGCCATTTCTTTGTAGTATTTAGCCGTTTGTAATCAATAGAGAGAATTTATTCGGTTCTTCATACTGATTACTTCATACCCATTTTATGGACTAGTTATATTTTGACGACAAATCTTTACAGACCGTTGTTAGTGTATCTGTTACCTCATCTGTTAATTTACCCGCCTTCAACGTGTCCAAGACGTCTCTATGTTTGGCATTCAAAAGTTCAAGGTAATCTCTTTCAAACTCTTTTATCTTTTCAACTGGAACATCACGCAACAAGTTTTTAGACCCTGCGTAAATGATAGCGACCTGATCTTCAACTGTAAATGGGTCATTTTGGGCCTGCTTCAATATTTCAACGTTTCTGCGCCCTTTTTCGATTACGTTCAATGTGGCTGCGTCCAAATCCGAACCGAACTTGGCAAAGGCTTCCAATTCTCGAAACTGGGCTTGGTCCAACTTTAATGTACCTGCTACTTTTTTCATCGATTTTATTTGGGCAGAACCTCCCACACGGGATACCGAAATACCTACGTTGATAGCGGGCCTCACCCCTTGGTTAAATAAATCCTGCTCCAAGAATATCTGTCCGTCCGTAATAGAAATCACGTTCGTGGGAATATATGCCGAAACATCACCTGCCTGGGTCTCGATAATCGGCAATGCGGTTAAGGAACCTCCACCTTTGACCATTGGTTTTAAAGTATCTGGGAGGTCGTTCATATCTTTTGCAATGTCATCATCTGCAATAACTTTAGCCGCACGCTCCAATAACCTGGAATGTAGGTAGAAAACATCCCCTGGATAGGCCTCACGACCCGGTGGTCTTCTCAACAAAAGGGATACTTCACGATAGGCTACCGCTTGTTTTGAAAGATCATCGTAGATAATCAAGGCCGGGCGACCTGTGTCACGAAAATACTCGCCGATAGCCGCACCTGCGAACGGAGCATACACCTGCATCGGTGCCGGGTCGGATGCGTTGGCAGCTACAATAGTCGTGTAGGCCAAAGCTCCTTTATCTTCCAAAGTCTTGGCAATAGCTGCGACCGTAGAGGCCTTTTGACCAATTGCCACATATATGCAATACACTGGTTCACCGGCATCATAAAATTCTTTTTGATTCAGAATGGTATCGATACAAACAGTGGTCTTACCGGTTTGCCTGTCGCCGATTACCAGCTCACGTTGTCCACGACCTACAGGTATCATGGCATCAATGGCCTTGATCCCCGTCTGCAATGGTTCATTTACCGGCTGACGAAAAATAACACCAGGCGCCTTACGCTCCAATGGCATCTCATAGGTTTCCCCTGCAATTGGGCCTTTTCCATCAATGGGAACGCCCAAAGTATTTACCACACGGCCCACAATACCTTCACCTACATTTATAGAAGCGATACGCTGTGTACGTTTGGCCGTAGCACCTTCTTTGATTTCTTTGGAAGGGCCCAACAATACGACCCCGACATTATCTTCTTCTAGGTTCAAAACTATACCTTCCAACCCGCCTTCGAACTCTACCAATTCC from Costertonia aggregata harbors:
- the atpA gene encoding F0F1 ATP synthase subunit alpha, whose amino-acid sequence is MAGVKAAEVSAILKQQLSGFEATATLDEVGTVLQVGDGIARVYGLSNAQYGELVEFEGGLEGIVLNLEEDNVGVVLLGPSKEIKEGATAKRTQRIASINVGEGIVGRVVNTLGVPIDGKGPIAGETYEMPLERKAPGVIFRQPVNEPLQTGIKAIDAMIPVGRGQRELVIGDRQTGKTTVCIDTILNQKEFYDAGEPVYCIYVAIGQKASTVAAIAKTLEDKGALAYTTIVAANASDPAPMQVYAPFAGAAIGEYFRDTGRPALIIYDDLSKQAVAYREVSLLLRRPPGREAYPGDVFYLHSRLLERAAKVIADDDIAKDMNDLPDTLKPMVKGGGSLTALPIIETQAGDVSAYIPTNVISITDGQIFLEQDLFNQGVRPAINVGISVSRVGGSAQIKSMKKVAGTLKLDQAQFRELEAFAKFGSDLDAATLNVIEKGRRNVEILKQAQNDPFTVEDQVAIIYAGSKNLLRDVPVEKIKEFERDYLELLNAKHRDVLDTLKAGKLTDEVTDTLTTVCKDLSSKYN